Below is a genomic region from Elusimicrobiota bacterium.
TGCTTCTGGCGCAAAGCTCCGACTGGGCTTTTATAATGACAACAAAAACAATGGTAGAGTATGCGGAAAAACGCACCAAAGACCATGTGATAAGATTTAATATCCTCCATGACCAGCTTAAAAATAATACAATCGATGAAGGATTTTTAAGCGACATCGAATACAAAGATAATATTTTCCCAAATATAGATTACAAAGCATACTTATAAAAAAATGAGGTTAACAAGGCTTCATCAACAAAAACTTCTAATTCCTTAAAACTTTTTTAAAAATTTGGAGAGTTTTAAAAACCTTTTGGGTGTGATTTGTGCCACTGCCAGGCTGAATCAATTATTTTGCTGATATTTTCATACTGCGGTTTCCATCCAAGTTCTTTTTTAATTTTAACTGAACTGGCAATAAGCGTAGCCGGATCTCCGGCGCGCCGCGGAACAATTCTAAACTTTATTTTCTTTCCGGTAACTTCTTCTGAAACCTTAATAATCTGTTTTACCGATAAACCCTGGCCATGGCCCAGGTTATATTGAGTACTGACTGCGTCATTCTCTAATTTCTTAAAAGCTAAAATATGCGCCTGGGCCAGGTCTGTTACGTGAATATAATCACGCACGCAGGTCCCGTCCGGAGTTTTATAATCATCCCCAAAAACATCTATCTGTTCTCTCTGACCCAAAGCGGCCTGAAGAACAATCGGAATCAGATGAGTTTCAGGGTTATGGCTTTCTCCGATTTTTGCAGATTTATGCGCGCCCGCAGCGTTAAAATACCTCAGGCATACATATTTTATTCCAAAAGCGCGGTCATACCAGCGGAGCATTTTTTCAAATATTAGTTTTGATTCGCCGTAGGGATTCGTAGGAAGTTTTACATTGTTTTCTTCTATCGGGCTTTTATCGGGCTCGCCGAATATTGCGGCGGTAGATGAAAAAATAAATTTTTTTACGCCGTGCCTGTTCATCGCGTCAAGCAGGTTTAACCCGCCTACATCATTATTCCTGAAATATTTATCCGGCTGTGTCATAGACTCGCCGACAAGACTGTCAGCGGCAAAATGCATGACTACATCAATTTTGTATTTATTAAAAATTTCTTCCAATTTTGCGGGATCCAGCAGGCTTCCTTCTAAAAATTCACCACCAAGGATTGCTTCTCTGTGGCCTTTTGACAAATTATCAAGAACTACCGCTTTATAGCCGCTATCCAATAATTCTGCCACCAGGTGCGAACCAATATAACCTGCTCCGCCTGCAACTAAAATTTTCATTATATTCTTCCTAACTTTGTAAAATTTAATGCGGGGGTAGAAGGATTTGAACCCTCAAAACCGGTTTTGGAGACCAGCAGTTTGCCATTAGCTTATACCCCCTACCGATGAGGCTAACTAGATTTCGTTTCTTTATGCGGGGTGTGCTTTCTGCATTTTTTGCAGAATTTTTTTATGTCAACTTTAT
It encodes:
- the galE gene encoding UDP-glucose 4-epimerase GalE, whose protein sequence is MKILVAGGAGYIGSHLVAELLDSGYKAVVLDNLSKGHREAILGGEFLEGSLLDPAKLEEIFNKYKIDVVMHFAADSLVGESMTQPDKYFRNNDVGGLNLLDAMNRHGVKKFIFSSTAAIFGEPDKSPIEENNVKLPTNPYGESKLIFEKMLRWYDRAFGIKYVCLRYFNAAGAHKSAKIGESHNPETHLIPIVLQAALGQREQIDVFGDDYKTPDGTCVRDYIHVTDLAQAHILAFKKLENDAVSTQYNLGHGQGLSVKQIIKVSEEVTGKKIKFRIVPRRAGDPATLIASSVKIKKELGWKPQYENISKIIDSAWQWHKSHPKGF